A region of Procambarus clarkii isolate CNS0578487 chromosome 93, FALCON_Pclarkii_2.0, whole genome shotgun sequence DNA encodes the following proteins:
- the LOC138359788 gene encoding uncharacterized protein → MSVAVVVMVATEVGVTVAPEVVVVVAAEVVVVVAAEVVVVVAAEVVVVVAAEVVVVVAAEVVVTVAPEVVVLVVTVAPEVVVVVVAVAPEVVVTVAPEVVVVVVAVAPEVVVVVAPEVVVTVAPEVVVVVAPEVVVTVAPEVVVVVAPEVVVMSLPVSITPAN, encoded by the coding sequence ATGTCAGTggctgtggtagttatggtggcgaCAGAGGTGGGAGTTACAGTGGCgccagaggtggtggttgtggtggcggcagaggtggtggttgtggtggcggcagaggtggtggttgtggtggcggcagaggtggtggttgtggtggcggcagaggtggtggttgtggtggcggcaGAGGTAGTGGTTACAGTGGCGCcagaggtggtggttttggtagtTACAGTGGCgccagaggtggtggttgtggtagttgcagTGGCGCCAGAGGTGGTAGTTACAGTGGCgccagaggtggtggttgtggtagttgcagtggcaccagaggtggtagttgtggtggcgcCAGAGGTGGTAGTTACAGTGGCGCCAGAGGTGGTAGTCGTGGTGGCGCCAGAGGTGGTAGTTACAGTGGCGCCAGAGGTGGTAGTCGTGGTGGCGCCAGAGGTAGTGGTCATGTCGCTGCCTGTCTCCATAACACCAGCTAACTAA
- the LOC138359789 gene encoding kininogen-1a-like has protein sequence MKEHQPPGGTPGLQEVHQASRRYPRPPGGTPGLQEVPQASRRYTRPPGGTPGLQEVYQASRRYPRPPGGTPGLQEVPQASRRYTRPPGGTPGLQEVPQASRRYSRPPGGTPGLQEVHQASRRYPRPPGGTPGLQEVYQASRRYTRPPGGIPGLQEVPQASRRYTRPPGGIPGLQEVPQASRRYTRPPGGILGFQEVPQASRRYPRPPGGIPGLQEVHQASRRYPRPPGGTPGLQEVYQASRRYTRLPGGTPGLQEVPQASRRYTRPPGGTPGLQEVPQASRRYTRPPGGTPGLQEVPQASRRYTRPPGGILGFQEVPQASRRYPRPPGGTPGLQEVHQASRRYPRPPGGIPGLQEVYQASRRYPRPPGGTPGLQEVYQASRRYPQASRRYPRPPGGTPGLQEVP, from the exons ATGAAG GAACACCAGCCTCCAGGAGGTACCCCAGGCCTCCAGGAGGTACACCAGGCCTCCAGGAGGTACCCCAGGCCTCCAGGAGGTACACCAGGCCTCCAGGAGGTACCCCAGGCCTCCAGGAGGTACACCAGGCCTCCAGGAGGTACCCCAGGCCTCCAGGAGGTATACCAGGCCTCCAGGAGGTACCCCAGGCCTCCAGGAGGTACACCAGGCCTCCAGGAGGTACCCCAGGCCTCCAGGAGGTACACCAGGCCTCCAGGAGGTACCCCAGGCCTCCAGGAGGTACCCCAGGCCTCCAGGAGGTACTCCAGGCCTCCAGGAGGTACCCCAGGCCTCCAGGAGGTACACCAGGCCTCCAGGAGGTACCCCAGGCCTCCAGGAGGTACCCCAGGCCTCCAGGAGGTATACCAGGCCTCCAGGAGGTATACCAGGCCTCCAGGAGGTATACCAGGCCTCCAGGAGGTACCCCAGGCCTCCAGGAGGTATACCAGGCCTCCAGGAGGTATACCAGGCCTCCAGGAGGTACCCCAGGCCTCCAGGAGGTATACCAGGCCTCCAGGAGGTATACTAGGCTTCCAGGAGGTACCCCAGGCCTCCAGGAGGTACCCCAGGCCTCCAGGAGGTATACCAGGCCTCCAGGAGGTACACCAGGCCTCCAGGAGGTACCCCAGGCCTCCAGGAGGTACCCCAGGCCTCCAGGAGGTATACCAGGCCTCCAGGAGGTATACTAGGCTTCCAGGAGGTACCCCAGGCCTCCAGGAGGTACCCCAGGCCTCCAGGAGGTATACCAGGCCTCCAGGAGGTACACCAGGCCTCCAGGAGGTACCCCAGGCCTCCAGGAGGTATACCAGGCCTCCAGGAGGTACACCAGGCCTCCAGGAGGTACCCCAGGCCTCCAGGAGGTATACCAGGCCTCCAGGAGGTATACTAGGCTTCCAGGAGGTACCCCAGGCCTCCAGGAGGTACCCCAGGCCTCCAGGAGGTACCCCAGGCCTCCAGGAGGTACACCAGGCCTCCAGGAGGTACCCCAGGCCTCCAGGAGGTATACCAGGCCTCCAGGAGGTATACCAGGCCTCCAGGAGGTACCCCAGGCCTCCAGGAGGTACCCCAGGCCTCCAGGAGGTATACCAGGCCTCCAGGAGGTACCCCCAGGCCTCCAGGAGGTACCCCAGGCCTCCAGGAGGTACCCCAGGCCTCCAGGAGGTACCCTAG